CAAAAAGCGCCTGCATCATCGCGCGCAGGCGTGGGTGTCGTTCAAGTGTTCGATCCTCGGCGATGATCGCACGGGCATGCTGGCGCGCCTCGAGCACCAGCTCCCGATCCTGGCTTAGCGAGGCAACCTTCAGATCGGTCCGGCCAGCCTGTCGCCCACCCAACACCGTTCCCTCTCCCCGTAACGCAAGATCGACCTCCGCAAGGGCGAAACCATCCTCGCTTGCCACCAACGCACCAATCCTTGCTCGTGCCACCTCACTATCGGCCTCCGACAAGAGACAACAGAAAGACTGCTCGGCTCCGCGTCCCACGCGGCCCCGGAGCTGGTGAAGTTGGGCTATCCCAAACCGATCCGCATCCTCGATGATCATGACCGTAGCATTCGGGATATCGACGCCCACCTCGATCACCGTTGTCGCCACCAACACATCGATCTCTCGACCCCGGAAGGCGGTCATCACCTCCTCCTTGGCCTTGGAGGGCATCTTGCCATGGATCAACCCCAGCCGTAGGCCCGCGAGTTCCGCCTCTTGGAGGCGTTCAAATTCATCAGTTACGGCTCTGACCTGCAGCTTGGTACTCTCATCAACCACTGGGCACACAACGTACCCCTGGTGACCGAGATCCACCTGTTGTCGTAGGAGTGCGAAGGTCTCAGCCACCTCAAGCGGCGATCGCGCCCACCGTGTCTCGATCGGACGGCGCCCCGGAGGCAGCCCTTCGATGATGGAGACATCCAAGTCACCGTAGACGGTCATGGCGGCGGTACGAGGAATTGGTGTCGCCGTCATCACCAAGGTGTCGGGTGAGCTACCCTGTTGAGCGGTTACCCGATCAGTCAATGCTGAACGCTGCTCGACGCCGAAACGATGTTGTTCATCAACAACCACAAGCCCCAACGAAGCGAACTGGAGCTCATCGTTGAAAAGAGCATGCGTGCCGATCACGATATCAAGACTGCCATCACGAAGTTGACCAAGAAGTTTGCGGCGACGAGCAGCTGGCGTGGATCCGGTCAACAAGTCAATCGAGACTGGCCGAGGGATCCCCGCAAAGAGGCGACCGGTCGAGGCATCAGGAGTCTTGGTCTCGGCGATCAGCGACGTGATCGACCGGTAGTGTTGCTCAGCGAGTACCTCAGTCGGTGCAACGAGCACCGACTGGTGGCCACTCTGGACCGCAAAGAGCATCGCCACCACCGAGACCAGCGTCTTTCCTGACCCCACATCTCCCTGCAACAGGCGATGCATCGCCCGATCAGAGCTCATGTCCTTGGCAATCTCCCCAATGGCGCTCAACTGGCCCACGGTGAGCTCGTAGGGAAGACCGGCGAGGAACTCCTCGACGAGACGAGCCTCGCCCGGCACCAATGGATGCGCATCATGCACTGTCGCAACCGCAGCCGCTTCACGCTCCGCACGCATCTGCGCTAACTTGAGCTGCAGCAGAAAGAGTTCGTCAAAAGCCACGCGTCGGCGTGCTGCTTGTCGGGCAGCCTCGTTGGCGGGAAAGTGCAGCTGCCAAAAGGCTTGATAGACGTCATACATACCGAGATAGCCACGCAACGAAGGGGGGAGCACATCCACAAACTCTGAATAGGTCGAGAATACCTGTGCTATGGCGCGGGCGATATCGGCCGAGGTCAGGCCGGAGGCCTCTCGGAGCGAATACAGCCCAACAATCGCACCGGTCTTATCCCCGATCGGATCAACCAGCGGGTTTGTCATCTGTCGACGACGCCGAAACAGCTCAACTCGCCCGAATACCGCGACCTCACCGTCGATCGATGCAAGCTGCTTCGCCCGGTAGGGTTGGCCAAAGAAGGTGAGGGTGACTTTGCCCGACGTATCCACCAACTGCGCCTCCACCAGCACACGACCACCTCGTGTAGGAATCCGACGGGCGTCCATAATGCGCCCGACTAGAAGCACCTGTTCACCAGGGACTGCCTCACCAATCGCGACCTGGCGCGAACGATCGATATACCGACGCGGAAAGTAGGTGACGAGATCGTAGACGCTCTCGACCCCAAGCGCCTCCAAGGCGCGAGCACGACTAGGGCCGATGCCCGAGAGTTCCTGCACGCTCAGCCGAGTCAACTCGTCTAGCCGAACTACCGCACTCACGAGGGACTGAACCTCCACTTCTGACGTTGATCACAGGCTAGTACGGGCGCCATCCCAAGAGCGGGCAACGTCGCGCAACTAGGAGGGACGACCGCACGCCACGGCCAACCTCCACGCTTCGGTTGACACATCCGCGCCATACCACAACACGCTAGGAACTGAAGCGTACGCTAACGTCATGAGCTCCACCTTGCCTGACCCTGGATCTATCCCGCCACGCTCTTGGCCCCGCCAGACTCTTGGCCCCGCCGTGGCCGCTACGAAACGTTGCTGCCACAGACCCGTGGCTCACGGTCGCAACGAAGGCTCAGCAATATTCCCGCGTCACTCGACGCCAATCAAAAACGGGTACAGAGGTTGATCGCCATGGAGTACCTCCACTGTCAGTTCGCGATAGATCTCCTCTACGCTCCTCGCGATCGTGGTTGCAAGCCCAGGGTCCACACCCTCCCCGATCAGTAAGGTGACGATCTCGGACCCTTCATGCACCAGCGACGCGATCAACGCTAACACGACCTGCCCAAGGTCATCGGCGGCGGCGACAATTCCATCCGCACTCAGGCCGATAAAGGAGCCCACCGCGAAGGTCCCATGTTCGTACGTTCCAGCCCTCACCGCGGTCGTGACCTCTCCCCAAGAGACTCGGCGCGCAGCTTGGGTCATACGTTCGAGATTGACGGCACTCTCCGACTCAGGATCAAAGGCCATCAATGCTGCGAAACCCTCGAGCACATTCACGGTAGGGATGATCAAGACCTCTTTATCGACCAACGAAACCACTGACTGCGCAGCCGCCTGGATGTTGGAGTTGTTGGGGAGCAGCAACACCGAGTCGGAGTTCGCTGATTGCACCGAATCCAAGAGCTCCTTGATGGACGGGTTTCTGCCCTGCCCACCCATCACCACCGACTGGACACCGAACGACTTAAAGAGTCTCGCTACGCCAGCACCGGCCGCCACCGCAACCACGGCCGTGCGTTGGTCCAGCTGCGTAGCGGCCGGTGACGCAAGCCCCTCGCGCACCCACGTGAGTTCATCAACTTGATGGACGAGGTCGGTGACGCCGATGTCGGAGACCTTACCCGCCTGGATGCCTGCCTCGATCGCAGGACCGATCTCGTTGGTGTGCACGTGACACCGGTACACGCCCTCGGCACCGACCACCACGATTGAGTCACCGATCCCTGACCAAACCGTCTTCATGGCCGCAACCCGCTGATCGCTGGACTCAAGCGAGAACATCACTTCAAAGCGCATCGCAGATTCTCCAGCACTGTCGAGTTCAACCGACGAGAGGTCAGGCAGAACGGGGTCGGTGAGATCACCGGCGTGTTCAAGCCAGGGATACACTCCCGCGTCGGCGACCTCGATACCGAGCGCATCGGCGAACGCCTCAAGAACCACGATCAACCCCGCGCCGCCAGAGTCGACAACCCCAGCACGCTTGAGCACCTCCAGCTGTTCGGGGGTCTTCATCAGCGCTTCTCGCATGCGTACCAGACTCTCACTGATCGACTCAGTCGACGTCGCTGCGCCGGCAGCGATGACGCTTAAAATGGTGCCCGCCTTCGGATTCAAGACTGCATTGGTGGCAGCCTCAGAACCTTCGACCAGTGCGGTGTGCCAGGCCTCCACCAGGGGATTATCACTCGACAACCCCCGCAGCATCGCCTGAAGAATCTGCGAGAGAATCACACCCGAGTTTCCGCGAGCGCCAAGCAGGCTCGCCTTGGCAACCACGCGATACCAGTCGGTGCCCAGCTCGCCGCCTAATTCATCGAGGGCCTTGACGCCAGCGGCCAGCGTAGCGAGCATATTCGAACCGGTATCACCGTCAGGGACTGGGAACACATTCAACCGGTCAACAGCGGCGTAGTGCCGTTGCAAACCAACACGCGCCGCGCGCAAACCCTCTGCAACCTGATTGGAACGCCGAAACTGCCCTGACTCCACTCAGGGCATGATAGCCTAGAGGGTCGACTCTTGAGTCCAGTTGTTTAAAACCGTTTCCGAAGGGAGCCCCATCGTGGCAAGCGTGTGCGAAATTTGTGGCAAGAAGCCCGGCTTTGGAATGAGTCTGTCGCACTCTCACAAGCGCAACAAGCGTCGTTTCAATCCGAACATCCAGCGCATCCGTGTGCTTGAGAATGGAACCTCTCGACGAAGGAACGTCTGCACCTCCTGCATCCGGACAAACAGATTGGTAAAGCCCTAACCCGACGATGGCCGAAGCCAAGCGCGCCATTCTCTGGCAATCCTTCGGATCACCCGAAGCAGCTGATGACATCTGGCCCTTTCTGGAAAACGTCACTCGTGGACGTGGCGTACCAGAAGATCGCTTGCGTGTCGTAGCCCAACAGTACCTCGACACCGGTGGTGCAAGTCCTCTCAATGCGCTGAACCGTGAGTTAATACGACGCCTCGGCACATCGCTTAGCGAACGCGCAGTGGATCTCCCTATCTACTTTGGCAACCGTAACTGGCATCCCTACCTCGCTGATACCATCGAACAGATGGCGCACGACGGTGTCAATGAAGCGCTCATCATTCCAACCTCGGCCTACAGCTCGTACTCAGGCTGCCGCCAGTATCGCGAAGATCTCGAGGGGTGTGAGATTCAATTTCAAACCCACACCATCAAACCTTTCTCTCAACACCCGCTCTTCCTTGCTGGCGAGATCTCAATCCTCGCTGACTACCTAGCCACTCACCCGCTGGCCGAGCCTGGAGTGACTAAGATCTTTGCGACCGCCCACTCGATTCCGACCGCAATGGCACAGACATGCGAGTACCAACAGCAGCTGATCAACGTCTGTCACCATCTCGAATCTCTGCTCCCAGACGAGATCACCATCGAACTCGCCTACCAGAGTAGGTCCGGCAACCCTCGGACTCCCTGGCTGGTCCCCGATATCGGAGATGCCATCGATGATGCCTACACCAACAACCCAAACCTTCGCCAGATCATCGTTGTCCCCATTGGATTCATCAGCGATCACCAAGAGGTGCTCTATGACCTCGACATCCTTGCTCGCGATGGGGCAACTCGCTATGGCCTCAGCTTTGATCGGCTACCAACCGTTGGCACCACGCCAGCATTCATCGAGATGGTGACCCAGCTGGTGATGGCTTGGCTCAACGGAGATGACCCAAATGACAAGATCCCCGGCGCCGAACTCCTATGCCACCAAACCTGCTGCCTCTCCGGAGCCTAACTGATCGAGTTCCGCGGCGCAGTGCCCACCGGTCTACCAGCTGAACTTGTCTAAGCGCGAGGGTAGCGACTGGGCGCAGCACCTCCAAATGCCATACGGTCAAGACTCCTCCCGATTGGCAACATCGGTTCGCCCTCACCATCATCGTTCTCTGGTCAACGATGCGGTGCACCTATCGGACACAAGCGGCCTGTTGCACGGACCAGAACGGCCTATACCAACTTTTTTGTCGCCATCACTTGGCACCGGCACTTGGCCATCGGCACTTGGCCACCGGCACCTGCCATCAGCACCCTCACGAACGCTTGCCTCTATCGTCGCTCCAGCTGATACGCGCCGGCCTACCCCTTCGACCGAGCTTTGACGGCTTGATCGAACTCCTCCAGTTGGATGGCGAGTTCTTTAGGCAAGTGATCCCCAAAGCGGGCGTAGTGCTCCTGGATCAGCTCTACCTCTGTCACCAGTTCTTTCGTGTTCATCGCAAAAAGCTGATCGTAGCCTTCTGGTCCGAGCTCCAACCCTTCGACATTGAGGTCTCCCTCCGAAGGGATCGTGCCCAACGGGGTATCGACACCCGCAACTCGCCCCTCGAGACGATCGATGATCCAGGCCAGAACACGAACATTGTCTCCATAGCCCGGCCAGACAAAGCCCCCATCAGCATCGCGACGGAACCAGTTCACGAGATAGATCGTTGGCAACGCTTGCGCATCCGTCTCGGCCATGCTGAGCCAATGCGCAAAATAGTCACCCATGTGATAACCACAGAACGGCAACATGGCAAATGGATCGCGCCGCACCCTACCGATGGCACCTTCAGCTGCCGCCGTCGTCTCGGAGGCCATAATCGAACCCAAGAACACCCCATGTTCCCAGGTACGCGCCTCGGTCACGAGTGGGACCAAGCTGGAGCGCCGTCCTCCAAAGAGCATCGCCGATATCGGCACCCCATCACGCTCACTCGCGAGGTTGGGTGCTTCGTGGATGGAGACCGTGAAACGCGCGTTCGGATGGGCTGCGGGACCCTCGCCGGTATAGGGCTTGCCCTGCCAATCGATCAGCCCCTCAGGAGGCTCCTTGGTCATTCCTTCCCACCAGACATCACCATCTGCGGTGAGAGCGCAGTTGGTGAAGATGGTATTCTTTGCCACCGTCTCCATTGCGACCGGATTGGTCTTGGTCGACGTGCCCGGAGCAACGCCAAAGAACCCCATCTCAGGGTTGATCGCCCAAAGTCGTCCAT
The Ferrimicrobium sp. DNA segment above includes these coding regions:
- the rpmB gene encoding 50S ribosomal protein L28; protein product: MASVCEICGKKPGFGMSLSHSHKRNKRRFNPNIQRIRVLENGTSRRRNVCTSCIRTNRLVKP
- a CDS encoding DAK2 domain-containing protein is translated as MESGQFRRSNQVAEGLRAARVGLQRHYAAVDRLNVFPVPDGDTGSNMLATLAAGVKALDELGGELGTDWYRVVAKASLLGARGNSGVILSQILQAMLRGLSSDNPLVEAWHTALVEGSEAATNAVLNPKAGTILSVIAAGAATSTESISESLVRMREALMKTPEQLEVLKRAGVVDSGGAGLIVVLEAFADALGIEVADAGVYPWLEHAGDLTDPVLPDLSSVELDSAGESAMRFEVMFSLESSDQRVAAMKTVWSGIGDSIVVVGAEGVYRCHVHTNEIGPAIEAGIQAGKVSDIGVTDLVHQVDELTWVREGLASPAATQLDQRTAVVAVAAGAGVARLFKSFGVQSVVMGGQGRNPSIKELLDSVQSANSDSVLLLPNNSNIQAAAQSVVSLVDKEVLIIPTVNVLEGFAALMAFDPESESAVNLERMTQAARRVSWGEVTTAVRAGTYEHGTFAVGSFIGLSADGIVAAADDLGQVVLALIASLVHEGSEIVTLLIGEGVDPGLATTIARSVEEIYRELTVEVLHGDQPLYPFLIGVE
- a CDS encoding phosphoenolpyruvate carboxykinase (GTP); this translates as MEFTNPKVVNWLDDWIALMQPERSLVLNADPETKEMLVSTLVELGTIEPLNPRLRPGSYLARSDPRDVARLESRTLICAEREEDAGPTNNWRAPAEMKEMMRTLYAGAMRGRTMYIIPFSMGEVGSPFTLYGIEITDSAYVALSMMTMATVDDRVLAAIDAAGTFVPAVHSVGYPLVGRSDVAWPCNPEDTYIAHFPETREIWSYGSGYGGNALLGKKCLALRIASVAARDEGWLAEHMLILKLTSPRNEVYYVTGAFPSACGKTNLAMLVPTRPGWRAETVGDDIAWLRRGEDGRLWAINPEMGFFGVAPGTSTKTNPVAMETVAKNTIFTNCALTADGDVWWEGMTKEPPEGLIDWQGKPYTGEGPAAHPNARFTVSIHEAPNLASERDGVPISAMLFGGRRSSLVPLVTEARTWEHGVFLGSIMASETTAAAEGAIGRVRRDPFAMLPFCGYHMGDYFAHWLSMAETDAQALPTIYLVNWFRRDADGGFVWPGYGDNVRVLAWIIDRLEGRVAGVDTPLGTIPSEGDLNVEGLELGPEGYDQLFAMNTKELVTEVELIQEHYARFGDHLPKELAIQLEEFDQAVKARSKG
- a CDS encoding ferrochelatase, coding for MAEAKRAILWQSFGSPEAADDIWPFLENVTRGRGVPEDRLRVVAQQYLDTGGASPLNALNRELIRRLGTSLSERAVDLPIYFGNRNWHPYLADTIEQMAHDGVNEALIIPTSAYSSYSGCRQYREDLEGCEIQFQTHTIKPFSQHPLFLAGEISILADYLATHPLAEPGVTKIFATAHSIPTAMAQTCEYQQQLINVCHHLESLLPDEITIELAYQSRSGNPRTPWLVPDIGDAIDDAYTNNPNLRQIIVVPIGFISDHQEVLYDLDILARDGATRYGLSFDRLPTVGTTPAFIEMVTQLVMAWLNGDDPNDKIPGAELLCHQTCCLSGA
- the recG gene encoding ATP-dependent DNA helicase RecG; amino-acid sequence: MSAVVRLDELTRLSVQELSGIGPSRARALEALGVESVYDLVTYFPRRYIDRSRQVAIGEAVPGEQVLLVGRIMDARRIPTRGGRVLVEAQLVDTSGKVTLTFFGQPYRAKQLASIDGEVAVFGRVELFRRRRQMTNPLVDPIGDKTGAIVGLYSLREASGLTSADIARAIAQVFSTYSEFVDVLPPSLRGYLGMYDVYQAFWQLHFPANEAARQAARRRVAFDELFLLQLKLAQMRAEREAAAVATVHDAHPLVPGEARLVEEFLAGLPYELTVGQLSAIGEIAKDMSSDRAMHRLLQGDVGSGKTLVSVVAMLFAVQSGHQSVLVAPTEVLAEQHYRSITSLIAETKTPDASTGRLFAGIPRPVSIDLLTGSTPAARRRKLLGQLRDGSLDIVIGTHALFNDELQFASLGLVVVDEQHRFGVEQRSALTDRVTAQQGSSPDTLVMTATPIPRTAAMTVYGDLDVSIIEGLPPGRRPIETRWARSPLEVAETFALLRQQVDLGHQGYVVCPVVDESTKLQVRAVTDEFERLQEAELAGLRLGLIHGKMPSKAKEEVMTAFRGREIDVLVATTVIEVGVDIPNATVMIIEDADRFGIAQLHQLRGRVGRGAEQSFCCLLSEADSEVARARIGALVASEDGFALAEVDLALRGEGTVLGGRQAGRTDLKVASLSQDRELVLEARQHARAIIAEDRTLERHPRLRAMMQALFGEDEADFLLRS